The proteins below come from a single Cannabis sativa cultivar Pink pepper isolate KNU-18-1 chromosome 3, ASM2916894v1, whole genome shotgun sequence genomic window:
- the LOC133035805 gene encoding uncharacterized protein LOC133035805 yields the protein MAFNKTLLALLLLALVAATTHARVDFLGLFDNRPCPPPGPTKCLSCECDEEAGKCYRSDTRQGKCPSNCSGGCACDRSLCPRCWCSYEVKGCPKICPTTTTTAQAKFEDLLSLKTD from the exons ATGGCTTTCAACAAGACTCTCCTAGCGTTGCTACTATTGGCACTTGTGGCTGCAACAACTCATGCTCGTGTGGACTTTCTGGGGCTGTTTGATAATAGGCCTTGCCCACCACCTG GACCGACGAAATGTTTAAGCTGTGAATGCGACGAAGAAGCTGGGAAGTGTTATCGTAGTGATACGAGACAAGGAAAGTGTCCATCGAACTGCAGTGGTGGTTGTGCCTGTGATCGGTCTCTGTGCCCCCGTTGTTGGTGCTCCTATGAGGTCAAGGGATGCCCAAAAATCTGCCCCACCACTACCACCACCGCCCAAGCTAAGTTTGAGGATCTTCTGTCTCTCAAGACAGATTAA